In Lactococcus garvieae subsp. garvieae, the following proteins share a genomic window:
- a CDS encoding class I SAM-dependent methyltransferase: MDIEKIEKAFGLVLENIMAIQAELLTDFYDAFVEQNAAYLGALEFASLTKENNDKVRSMNLTKSEWQKLFQFVLLQGSRVAPMQANHNLTPDSIGFIFNFIIEELHKERKIRVLEFGSGTGNLAETLLVHMQKEVDYVGFEVDDLLLDLSASMSEVMGTEASFLQIDAVKPQPLESVDVVMSDLPVGYYPDDETARHFQVHDKSEHTYVHHLMIEQSFKYLKESGFALFLAPDNLLTSAQSEFLKAWIKEHAHVAAVITLPSSLFKGAGKSIYLLSKNQTNTPTFVYPLADLADRSILQEFMSEFVKNVKI, encoded by the coding sequence ATGGATATAGAGAAAATCGAAAAAGCCTTTGGATTGGTTCTTGAAAATATTATGGCAATTCAAGCGGAGCTTTTGACGGATTTTTATGATGCTTTTGTGGAACAAAATGCAGCTTACTTAGGCGCTTTAGAGTTTGCATCTCTGACGAAGGAAAATAATGATAAGGTTCGTTCAATGAACCTCACGAAAAGTGAGTGGCAAAAGCTGTTTCAGTTTGTCTTGCTTCAAGGGTCACGTGTCGCACCAATGCAAGCAAATCATAATTTAACACCAGATTCTATTGGGTTTATCTTTAATTTTATCATTGAAGAGTTGCACAAAGAAAGAAAGATTCGTGTACTAGAATTTGGCTCAGGAACAGGGAATTTAGCGGAAACGCTCTTGGTTCATATGCAAAAAGAAGTAGACTATGTTGGTTTTGAAGTAGATGACCTCTTGTTGGATTTATCCGCTTCAATGTCAGAAGTCATGGGAACAGAAGCAAGTTTTCTCCAAATTGACGCCGTGAAACCACAGCCCTTGGAGTCTGTAGATGTTGTGATGAGTGATCTCCCGGTTGGTTATTATCCAGACGATGAAACTGCTCGCCATTTTCAAGTGCATGACAAATCAGAACATACCTATGTGCACCACTTAATGATTGAGCAATCCTTTAAGTATCTGAAGGAGAGTGGTTTTGCGCTCTTCTTAGCTCCAGATAATCTTTTGACAAGTGCACAGTCAGAATTTTTGAAGGCTTGGATTAAAGAACATGCACATGTTGCTGCAGTCATTACATTGCCTTCATCACTCTTTAAAGGTGCAGGAAAATCGATTTATTTATTAAGTAAAAACCAAACAAATACACCAACTTTTGTTTACCCCTTGGCTGATTTAGCAGACCGTTCTATTTTGCAAGAATTTATGTCTGAGTTTGTGAAAAATGTCAAGATTTGA
- a CDS encoding DUF3165 family protein — MFYLILLVLFALGYIFLMPKDVRRSTDIFVFASVSVLIVAVAIGQAVSHRAALYEIAMVIALLALAVKALVEIEKL; from the coding sequence ATGTTTTATCTGATACTTTTAGTTTTATTTGCCTTGGGCTATATCTTTTTAATGCCAAAGGATGTGAGAAGAAGTACGGATATCTTTGTTTTTGCGTCGGTGTCTGTCCTCATCGTGGCTGTAGCCATCGGTCAAGCGGTCAGTCACCGTGCTGCCTTATATGAAATCGCAATGGTGATTGCTCTTTTAGCTCTCGCTGTTAAGGCTCTTGTGGAAATTGAAAAATTATAA
- the typA gene encoding translational GTPase TypA: protein MTKLRENIRNVAIIAHVDHGKTTLVDELLKQSQTLDARTNLAERAMDSNALEQERGITILAKNTAVEYGDTRINILDTPGHADFGGEVERIMKMVDGVVLVVDAYEGTMPQTRFVLKKALDQNLTPIVVVNKIDKPSARPQEVVDEVLELFIELGADDDQLDFPVVYASAINGSSSLSDDPADQEATMDPIFNTIIEHIPAPIDNSDEPLQFQVSLLDYNDFVGRIGIGRVFRGTIKVGDNVTLSKLDGSTKNFRVTKLFGFFGLERQEITEAKAGDLIAVSGMDDIFVGETVTPTDAIEPLPVLHIDEPTLQMTFLVNNSPFAGREGKWVTARKVEERLQAELQTDVSLRVENTDSPDKWIVSGRGELHLSILIETMRREGYELQVSRPEVIVKEIDGVECEPFERVRIDTPEEYQGSIIQALSERKGDMLDMEITGNGQARLVFLVPARGLIGFTTEFMSMTRGYGIMNHTFDQYMPMVKGTIGGRSRGALISMDQGSVTSYAMGYVQERGVLFVEAGTEVYAGMIIGEHSRDNDLTVNVTKAKQQTNVRSSNKDSTSVLNASKILSLEESLEFLGDDEYMEVTPESIRLRKQILDKAMREKATKKKKTAE, encoded by the coding sequence TTGACTAAATTACGCGAAAACATCAGAAACGTTGCGATTATTGCCCACGTCGACCACGGTAAAACAACTTTGGTTGATGAGTTGCTTAAACAATCACAAACGCTTGATGCCCGTACAAACCTTGCTGAACGCGCAATGGACTCTAACGCCCTTGAACAAGAACGCGGGATCACAATCCTTGCTAAAAATACAGCCGTAGAATATGGCGATACACGCATCAATATCTTGGACACACCAGGACACGCGGACTTCGGTGGAGAAGTAGAACGTATCATGAAAATGGTCGACGGTGTTGTTCTTGTCGTGGATGCTTATGAAGGTACAATGCCTCAAACACGTTTCGTGTTGAAAAAAGCTTTGGATCAAAACTTGACACCAATCGTTGTCGTGAATAAGATCGATAAACCATCTGCACGTCCACAAGAAGTTGTAGATGAAGTTTTGGAACTTTTCATCGAACTTGGTGCCGACGATGACCAATTGGACTTCCCAGTGGTTTACGCTTCAGCTATTAATGGATCATCTTCATTGAGCGATGATCCCGCAGATCAAGAAGCAACAATGGATCCAATCTTCAATACAATCATCGAACATATCCCAGCTCCTATCGATAACTCTGACGAACCATTGCAATTCCAAGTTTCTCTCTTGGACTACAATGATTTCGTGGGTCGTATTGGTATTGGACGTGTTTTCCGTGGAACAATTAAAGTTGGGGACAATGTAACCTTGTCTAAACTTGATGGTTCAACTAAAAACTTCCGTGTAACAAAACTTTTTGGTTTCTTTGGTCTTGAACGTCAAGAAATCACTGAAGCAAAAGCGGGTGACTTGATTGCTGTTTCTGGTATGGATGATATCTTCGTTGGTGAAACTGTTACACCAACAGATGCCATCGAACCGTTGCCAGTTCTTCACATCGACGAACCAACACTTCAAATGACTTTCCTTGTAAATAACTCACCATTCGCAGGTCGCGAAGGGAAATGGGTCACTGCACGTAAAGTTGAAGAACGTTTGCAAGCAGAACTTCAAACAGACGTCTCACTTCGTGTTGAAAATACGGATTCACCAGACAAATGGATCGTTTCAGGTCGTGGAGAATTGCACTTGTCTATCCTTATCGAAACAATGCGTCGTGAAGGTTATGAACTTCAAGTTTCACGTCCAGAAGTTATCGTTAAAGAAATTGACGGTGTAGAATGTGAACCATTTGAACGTGTGCGTATTGATACACCTGAAGAATACCAAGGTTCAATTATCCAAGCTCTTTCAGAACGTAAAGGGGATATGTTGGACATGGAAATCACTGGTAATGGTCAAGCACGTCTCGTCTTCTTGGTTCCAGCACGTGGTTTGATTGGTTTCACAACAGAATTTATGTCAATGACACGTGGATATGGTATCATGAACCATACCTTTGACCAATATATGCCAATGGTTAAAGGAACAATCGGTGGACGTAGCCGTGGTGCCTTGATTTCTATGGACCAAGGTTCTGTAACCTCTTATGCTATGGGATACGTACAAGAGCGTGGTGTTCTCTTTGTTGAAGCAGGAACAGAAGTTTATGCAGGTATGATTATCGGTGAGCACTCACGTGATAATGACTTGACTGTTAACGTTACAAAAGCTAAACAACAAACAAACGTTCGTTCATCTAATAAAGACTCAACTTCAGTGCTTAACGCTTCTAAGATCTTGTCTCTTGAAGAATCATTAGAATTCTTGGGTGATGACGAATACATGGAAGTAACACCAGAATCAATCCGCTTGCGTAAACAAATTCTTGACAAAGCAATGCGTGAAAAAGCAACGAAAAAGAAAAAAACTGCTGAATAA
- a CDS encoding YqgQ family protein translates to MKTLYDVQELLKKYGFINFMTNRLDAIYFMQQELTNMVEQGIFEKSDKEYLTAQLILRREERIEKEKLNG, encoded by the coding sequence ATGAAAACACTTTATGATGTACAGGAATTGTTAAAAAAATACGGTTTTATTAATTTCATGACCAATCGCTTAGATGCGATTTATTTTATGCAACAGGAACTTACAAATATGGTTGAGCAGGGGATTTTTGAGAAAAGTGATAAAGAATACCTCACAGCCCAACTTATTTTACGTCGTGAAGAAAGAATTGAGAAGGAAAAACTAAATGGCTAA
- a CDS encoding ROK family glucokinase, producing the protein MANKIIGIDLGGTSIKFGILTLEGEVQDKWAIPTNILSDGKHIVPDIIESINHRLNLYNLDKSDFIGIGMGTPGTVDIEAATVRGAFNLNWADVQEVGAPISEGVGLPFILDNDANVAALGERWVGAGENQPDVVFITLGTGVGGGIVADGNLIHGVVGAAGEIGHIVVEPHDGFACTCGNHGCLETVTSATGVVRLARKFAEEYEGSSQIKASIDNGDEVTSKDIFIAAEAGDAFALSVVDKFAYYLGFACANLGSTLNPAAIVIGGGVSAAGEFLRSKVETYFQKYSFSTVRDSTKIKLAELGNDAGIIGAASLALKFK; encoded by the coding sequence ATGGCTAACAAAATTATTGGTATTGACCTCGGCGGAACTTCTATCAAGTTCGGTATTTTGACACTTGAAGGTGAAGTTCAAGACAAATGGGCTATCCCGACAAATATTCTCAGTGATGGGAAACATATTGTCCCTGATATCATTGAATCTATCAATCACCGTTTAAATCTTTACAACCTAGATAAATCTGACTTTATTGGTATTGGAATGGGAACGCCTGGTACAGTAGATATTGAAGCTGCTACTGTCCGCGGTGCCTTTAATCTTAACTGGGCAGATGTTCAAGAAGTCGGTGCGCCTATTAGCGAAGGTGTCGGCCTCCCCTTCATTCTTGACAATGATGCAAATGTTGCAGCTTTAGGTGAGCGCTGGGTCGGAGCTGGTGAAAATCAACCCGATGTTGTCTTTATCACTTTAGGAACTGGTGTTGGCGGTGGTATTGTTGCTGATGGAAATCTCATTCACGGTGTTGTTGGCGCTGCGGGTGAAATTGGGCATATCGTGGTAGAACCACATGATGGCTTTGCTTGCACTTGTGGAAACCATGGATGCTTAGAAACAGTCACTTCTGCTACTGGCGTTGTGCGCCTTGCAAGAAAATTCGCTGAAGAATACGAAGGAAGCAGCCAAATTAAAGCGAGCATCGACAATGGTGACGAAGTAACTTCAAAAGACATCTTCATTGCCGCAGAAGCAGGTGATGCTTTTGCACTGAGCGTTGTGGATAAGTTTGCTTATTACCTTGGTTTTGCTTGTGCTAACCTTGGCAGTACCCTAAATCCTGCCGCTATTGTCATCGGTGGTGGCGTTTCTGCTGCTGGAGAATTTCTCCGCTCTAAAGTTGAAACTTATTTCCAAAAATATTCGTTCTCAACAGTACGTGACTCTACAAAAATCAAACTTGCTGAGCTCGGTAATGATGCTGGTATCATCGGTGCCGCAAGCCTTGCTTTAAAATTCAAATAA
- a CDS encoding rhodanese-like domain-containing protein, giving the protein MIWIIDFILLALIVVFFIYPRWTLKRNAKVVEAPEFERLMATSQLIDVREAADFRVKHILGARNLPASQMEQSLNAINKKKPVLLYENGKPTASVKVAKQLKKAGVPEVYILKTGLNNWPGKIKNG; this is encoded by the coding sequence ATGATCTGGATCATTGACTTTATACTTTTAGCCCTCATTGTCGTCTTCTTCATCTACCCACGTTGGACACTCAAACGTAACGCCAAAGTAGTTGAAGCACCTGAATTTGAACGTTTGATGGCTACTTCTCAACTTATCGATGTCCGCGAAGCAGCAGATTTTCGAGTAAAACACATCCTTGGTGCTCGTAATTTGCCTGCTTCTCAAATGGAACAAAGTTTGAACGCAATCAACAAAAAGAAACCAGTATTACTTTATGAAAATGGTAAACCAACGGCTTCAGTCAAAGTTGCTAAACAACTCAAAAAAGCTGGCGTACCAGAAGTTTATATTCTTAAAACTGGCTTGAACAACTGGCCTGGAAAAATTAAAAACGGATAA
- a CDS encoding Dps family protein yields the protein MSKEKTQEVLNQTVADLSQAAALVHQTHWYMRGSGFLTLHPKMDEFMDGLNEHLDEFAERLITIGGSPVSTLKEFDEKSKIELQPATWDKSMSERLHGVLDTYKYLAKLFQEGMDIAESENDAVTVDLYTVALGDVEKTIWMLEAELG from the coding sequence ATGTCTAAGGAAAAAACACAAGAAGTTTTGAATCAAACAGTTGCAGATTTATCTCAAGCAGCAGCACTTGTACACCAAACACACTGGTATATGCGTGGTTCTGGATTCTTGACTCTGCATCCTAAAATGGACGAGTTCATGGATGGACTTAATGAGCATTTAGATGAGTTCGCTGAACGCTTAATCACCATTGGTGGTTCACCAGTTTCAACGCTTAAAGAGTTTGATGAAAAATCAAAAATTGAACTTCAACCAGCCACTTGGGACAAATCAATGTCTGAACGTTTGCACGGTGTCTTGGATACTTACAAATACTTGGCTAAACTTTTCCAAGAAGGCATGGATATTGCTGAATCTGAAAATGATGCAGTTACAGTTGACCTTTATACAGTTGCACTCGGAGATGTTGAAAAAACAATCTGGATGCTCGAAGCAGAACTTGGATAA
- a CDS encoding prepilin peptidase, with translation MLIIFFIIGTIFGSFLGLVSDRWGTGASIIYGRSQCSSCQTVLKWWQLLPLISQFIFKSRCAFCGEKFSYHYFILEFLSGILFGALWFDLDLLHFLILLMSLLLSKFDIDTHSYPLNIGLGFTVCFFIFFPTGPISYFWLALACFLFLLILGLVLETSYGFSLHLFLYP, from the coding sequence ATGCTTATAATTTTCTTCATTATCGGAACCATATTTGGCTCTTTCCTCGGTCTAGTAAGTGACCGCTGGGGTACAGGGGCCTCGATTATTTATGGGCGTTCACAATGTAGTTCATGCCAAACAGTCCTCAAATGGTGGCAACTTCTTCCTTTAATCTCTCAATTTATCTTTAAAAGTAGATGTGCTTTTTGCGGAGAAAAATTTTCTTATCATTATTTTATCTTAGAATTTCTTTCCGGAATTCTTTTTGGCGCACTTTGGTTTGATTTAGACTTACTACACTTTTTAATCCTCCTCATGAGTTTGCTTTTGAGCAAATTTGATATTGATACTCACTCTTATCCTTTAAATATTGGTTTAGGCTTTACTGTTTGTTTCTTTATTTTCTTCCCTACCGGTCCTATCAGCTATTTCTGGCTCGCTCTTGCTTGTTTTCTTTTTTTATTAATATTGGGATTGGTGCTGGAGACTTCCTATGGCTTTTCTTTGCATCTTTTTCTCTATCCTTAG
- the dinB gene encoding DNA polymerase IV: MLTFPLVNDTSRKIIHIDMDAFFASVEIRDNPELKGKPVVIARNPLETGGRGVVSTCSYEARAFGIHSAMSAKEAYDLCPQAVFISGNYEKYRAISEQAREIFNRYTDEVEAASIDEAYLDVTRNKIGSTSAIKVAKLIQHDIFVELGLTCSAGVSYNKFLAKIASDYEKPHGLTVILPEAAKDFLAELPVEKFHGVGKATGAKLHELGIFTGAEIQAADPLLLAERFGVYGWNLFLKANGIHHAPVVTSRQRKSVGKERTYSKLLYNSEDIKKELTNLSERVSTNLKRHQLLGDTVVLKLRYSDFKTITKRKKLPEKINEATTLAHVAQDLLEEVDYDETLGVRLLGVTLTGFGAEELRLDMQD; this comes from the coding sequence ATGTTAACATTTCCACTGGTCAATGATACATCACGAAAAATCATCCATATTGATATGGATGCCTTTTTCGCATCAGTAGAAATACGGGACAATCCAGAATTAAAGGGAAAGCCTGTGGTTATTGCCCGGAATCCCTTGGAAACAGGTGGACGTGGCGTTGTTTCCACGTGTTCCTATGAAGCTCGTGCCTTTGGGATCCACTCGGCTATGAGTGCAAAAGAAGCTTACGACCTCTGTCCACAAGCTGTTTTTATCAGTGGAAATTACGAAAAATATCGTGCCATATCAGAACAAGCGCGTGAAATTTTTAATCGCTATACTGATGAAGTGGAAGCAGCGTCCATTGATGAAGCTTATCTTGATGTCACTCGAAATAAGATTGGATCGACAAGTGCGATTAAGGTGGCAAAACTTATTCAGCATGATATTTTTGTGGAGCTCGGTTTGACTTGTTCAGCAGGAGTTTCCTACAATAAATTTTTAGCAAAAATTGCTTCGGATTATGAAAAGCCTCACGGGTTGACCGTCATCCTTCCGGAGGCGGCAAAAGATTTTCTGGCAGAGCTACCGGTGGAAAAATTTCACGGTGTGGGCAAGGCTACTGGAGCAAAACTGCATGAATTGGGGATTTTTACAGGTGCTGAGATTCAAGCAGCTGACCCCTTACTCTTGGCAGAACGCTTTGGGGTTTATGGCTGGAATCTTTTTTTGAAAGCCAATGGTATTCATCATGCTCCAGTGGTCACAAGTCGTCAAAGAAAGTCCGTAGGTAAAGAAAGAACTTACAGCAAACTCCTCTATAATAGTGAGGACATCAAGAAGGAACTCACCAACCTCTCGGAACGCGTGTCTACTAATTTGAAACGTCATCAACTTCTGGGTGATACAGTTGTGCTAAAGTTGCGTTACTCTGATTTTAAGACAATTACGAAACGCAAAAAGCTTCCCGAGAAGATAAATGAAGCAACCACACTGGCACATGTGGCTCAGGATTTACTGGAAGAGGTTGATTATGACGAAACACTAGGGGTACGACTTCTTGGAGTCACCCTTACAGGATTCGGGGCAGAAGAATTACGATTAGATATGCAAGACTAA
- the murC gene encoding UDP-N-acetylmuramate--L-alanine ligase, translated as MEKVYHFIGIKGSGMSALALMLHQMGKKVQGSDTTDYYFTQRGLEEAGIPILPFDEKNITPEVELIAGNAFRTDNNVEIAFAEKNGFDFKRYHEFLGHFMEDFISVGVAGAHGKTSTTGILAHVMKNAVDTSYLIGDGTGRGNADSEYFVFESDEYERHFMPYHPEYTIITNVDFDHPDYFQNIDDVAYAFQDYAQNIKKGIFVFGEDPYLRKITADAPIYYYGFEDGDDYQAKDIIRSTRGSSFDAYFRGEKIGHFVVPAYGKHNIANALAVVGVTHQLGLDMNDIADHLLTFSGVKRRFTEKKVGETIIIDDFAHHPTEIEATIDAARQKYPDREIVAVFQPHTFTRTIAFADEFAQVLDSADTVYLAEIYGSAREVDHHEITAQDLADKVRKPARVISVENVSPLLDHDRGVYVFMGAGNIQQYEAAFEDLLIQLTKNTL; from the coding sequence ATGGAAAAAGTATATCATTTTATAGGAATTAAAGGCTCAGGCATGAGTGCACTCGCTCTTATGCTCCACCAAATGGGTAAAAAAGTTCAGGGTTCGGATACAACTGACTATTATTTTACACAACGTGGACTTGAAGAAGCGGGTATTCCTATTCTTCCTTTTGACGAGAAAAATATTACACCAGAAGTTGAGTTGATTGCGGGGAATGCTTTCCGTACCGACAATAATGTAGAAATTGCTTTTGCTGAAAAAAACGGCTTTGATTTTAAACGTTACCACGAGTTTTTAGGTCATTTCATGGAAGATTTTATCAGCGTTGGTGTTGCGGGAGCACATGGTAAAACTTCAACGACAGGGATTCTGGCACATGTCATGAAAAACGCTGTGGATACGTCCTACTTGATTGGTGATGGTACAGGACGTGGAAATGCGGACAGTGAGTATTTTGTTTTTGAATCAGATGAATATGAACGTCACTTCATGCCTTACCATCCAGAATATACAATTATTACAAATGTTGATTTTGACCATCCTGATTATTTCCAAAATATTGATGATGTGGCCTATGCTTTCCAAGACTATGCCCAAAATATTAAAAAAGGTATATTTGTTTTTGGTGAAGATCCCTATTTACGTAAAATTACAGCAGATGCGCCGATTTACTACTATGGTTTTGAAGACGGTGATGATTATCAAGCAAAAGACATCATCCGCTCAACACGTGGCTCATCTTTCGATGCTTATTTCCGTGGCGAAAAAATCGGTCACTTTGTAGTTCCTGCTTATGGGAAGCACAATATTGCGAACGCCTTAGCAGTGGTTGGTGTGACCCATCAGCTTGGCTTGGATATGAATGATATTGCTGATCATTTATTGACTTTCTCTGGTGTAAAACGCCGTTTTACAGAGAAAAAAGTTGGGGAAACAATTATTATTGATGATTTTGCCCATCATCCAACCGAAATCGAAGCAACAATTGATGCGGCACGTCAAAAATACCCAGACCGTGAAATCGTAGCTGTTTTCCAACCCCATACATTTACACGTACAATCGCCTTTGCAGATGAGTTTGCTCAAGTCCTTGATTCAGCAGATACTGTATACCTTGCTGAAATTTATGGCTCTGCGCGTGAAGTTGACCATCATGAAATTACCGCACAAGATCTTGCAGATAAAGTCCGCAAGCCTGCTCGTGTTATTTCTGTAGAAAACGTTTCGCCTTTATTAGATCATGATCGTGGTGTCTATGTCTTCATGGGTGCTGGAAATATCCAACAATACGAAGCAGCATTTGAAGACTTGCTCATTCAGTTGACAAAAAACACTTTGTAA